The Sylvia atricapilla isolate bSylAtr1 chromosome 5, bSylAtr1.pri, whole genome shotgun sequence genome includes a window with the following:
- the RASD2 gene encoding LOW QUALITY PROTEIN: GTP-binding protein Rhes (The sequence of the model RefSeq protein was modified relative to this genomic sequence to represent the inferred CDS: inserted 5 bases in 5 codons; deleted 1 base in 1 codon; substituted 1 base at 1 genomic stop codon) produces MMKTMSGGNCNLNVPAKNSYRMVVLGASRVGKSSIVSRFLNXRFEDQYTPTIEDFHRKVYNIRGDMYQXDILDTSGNHPFPAMRRLSILNGXERDVFILVFSLDNRESFDEVKRLQKQILEVKSCLKNKTKESADLPMVICGNKXDHSEIFRKVRTDEGEDLVSSDENCAYXEVSAKKNTNVDEMFYVLVSMAKLPHEMSPXLHRKISIQYGDAFQQKSFRMRRIKDMDAYGMISPFARRPSVNSDLKYIKSKVLREGQSREREKCTVQ; encoded by the exons ATGATGAAGACTATGTCTGGTGGAAACTGCAACCTGAACGTGCCGGCCAAGAACTCGTACCGCATGGTGGTGCTGGGAGCATCCAGGGTGGGGAAGAGCTCCATTGTCTCCCGCTTCCTCA GCCGCTTCGAGGATCAGTACACTCCCACCATCGAGGATTTCCATCGCAAGGTCTACAACATCCGGGGAGACATGTATC CTGACATCCTGGACACCTCTGGGAATCACCCTTTCCCTGCCATGAGGAGGCTGTCCATCCTAAACGGGTGAGAAA ggGATGTTTTCATCctggtgttcagcctggacaacAGAGAATCCTTTGATGAAGTCAAGCGACTCCAGAAACAGATCCTTGAGGTCAAATCCTGCCTGAAGAACAAGACCAAGGAATCAGCTGACCTCCCCATGGTCATTTGTGGAAACA GTGACCACAGTGAAATCTTCCGTAAGGTACGCACTGATGAAGGTGAGGATCTTGTCTCCAGTGATGAAAACTGTGCAT TCGAAGTGTCAGCCAAGAAGAACACCAACGTGGATGAGATGTTTTATGTCCTCGTCAGCATGGCCAAGCTACCTCATGAGATGAGCC TCCTCCACAGGAAAATCTCCATCCAGTATGGTGAC GCTTTCCAACAGAAATCCTTCCGGATGCGCCGAATCAAGGACATGGACGCCTACGGCATGATCTCTCCCTTCGCTCGCCGGCCAAGTGTCAACAGTGACCTGAAGTATATCAAATCAAAAGTTCTCAGGGAAGGTCAgtccagagagagagagaaatgcacAGTCCAGTGA